From the genome of Phragmitibacter flavus, one region includes:
- a CDS encoding sigma-70 family RNA polymerase sigma factor: MSLIDHSRDVALIRAAQDHDLGAFAALVQKHHAGVWACLAVRMDSRHDAEDLAQEVFLTAFRKIDSCDPERPMAPWLRGIAMNLLANYRRKFRAIPVGLHEELQTVLDAEVAGQFENAGEGEMLDALRECLSLVDGPSRALLNARYADGCSIEELARQLHKRPSALSMQLHRLRVVLGDCIASKVPDSVAVYPSTPTASPSPSPSS; this comes from the coding sequence ATGAGTTTGATTGATCACAGTCGAGATGTTGCCTTGATCCGGGCGGCGCAGGATCATGATCTGGGGGCGTTCGCGGCTTTGGTGCAGAAGCATCATGCGGGGGTGTGGGCCTGCCTGGCGGTGCGCATGGACAGCCGGCATGATGCGGAAGATCTGGCTCAGGAGGTTTTTTTGACGGCTTTTCGGAAGATTGATTCGTGTGATCCGGAGCGACCGATGGCACCTTGGCTGCGGGGGATCGCGATGAATTTGCTGGCGAACTACCGCCGTAAATTTCGGGCGATCCCGGTGGGCCTGCATGAGGAGCTGCAGACGGTGCTCGACGCTGAGGTGGCGGGGCAGTTCGAAAATGCGGGCGAGGGGGAGATGCTGGACGCGCTGCGTGAATGTTTGAGTCTCGTCGATGGTCCGTCGCGCGCGCTTTTGAATGCGCGGTATGCGGATGGATGTTCGATTGAAGAGCTGGCACGGCAACTGCACAAGCGGCCTTCGGCGCTGTCGATGCAGCTGCACCGGTTGCGGGTGGTGCTTGGAGATTGCATTGCTTCCAAAGTGCCGGATTCTGTGGCGGTTTATCCCTCAACTCCCACTGCTTCTCCATCTCCTTCTCCTTCTTCATGA
- a CDS encoding ABC transporter permease, with translation MTSNPILRLALSPQHLLRSMEMGAKSIWLHRLRSMLTALGVVFGVASVVAMLAIGEGASHEAQEQIRKLGSQNIILESVKPTENQGPASQNRSVVLDYGLTTRDIDQIRQTIPGISIVVPSRVISELLWVEERNVDASIIGALPIYPEMRNRNLVAGRFFNELEQKQRLPVCVLNENAAQRLFPLATPIGKAVRIRGSYYQVIGIIEDESLRATGEGGIQGGTNSGSGNANLAQLIMPFDTLLDHFGDTFFRHRSGSFEAEKVEFHEAIVRVADIDSVVSRAEAIKHLLARNHPKEDYRVTVPIELLRQAEHTKRIFSIVLGSIAAISLLVGGIGIMNIMLASVTERTREIGVRRALGARQADIVLQFLIETILLAGAGGVIGVILGLGIPLAISHFAGVTTVIKAWAPTLAFSISVITGIAFGIYPAMRAAKMNPVEALRHE, from the coding sequence CTCACCGCCCTCGGTGTCGTCTTTGGCGTCGCCTCCGTTGTCGCCATGCTCGCCATCGGTGAAGGAGCCAGTCACGAAGCCCAGGAACAAATCCGCAAGCTCGGATCGCAAAACATCATCCTCGAAAGCGTCAAACCCACCGAGAACCAGGGTCCCGCCAGCCAGAATCGCAGCGTGGTTCTCGACTACGGCCTCACCACCCGCGACATCGATCAAATCCGCCAGACCATCCCCGGCATCTCCATCGTCGTCCCCAGCCGCGTCATCAGCGAACTCCTCTGGGTCGAAGAACGCAACGTCGACGCCAGCATCATCGGCGCACTCCCCATCTATCCCGAGATGCGCAACCGCAACCTCGTTGCCGGACGCTTCTTCAACGAGCTCGAACAAAAACAACGCCTCCCCGTCTGCGTCCTCAACGAAAACGCCGCCCAGCGCCTCTTCCCCCTCGCCACCCCAATCGGTAAAGCCGTCCGCATCCGCGGTTCCTACTACCAGGTCATCGGCATCATCGAAGACGAAAGCCTGCGCGCCACCGGTGAAGGTGGCATCCAGGGCGGCACCAACAGCGGCAGCGGCAACGCCAATCTCGCCCAGCTTATCATGCCGTTCGACACCTTGCTCGACCACTTTGGCGACACCTTCTTCCGTCACCGCAGCGGCAGCTTCGAAGCCGAAAAAGTCGAATTCCACGAAGCCATCGTCCGTGTTGCCGACATCGACTCCGTCGTCAGCCGCGCCGAAGCCATCAAGCACCTCCTCGCCCGCAATCACCCCAAGGAAGACTACCGCGTCACCGTCCCCATCGAACTGCTTCGCCAGGCCGAGCACACCAAACGCATCTTCAGCATCGTCCTCGGCAGCATCGCCGCCATCTCCCTTCTCGTGGGCGGCATCGGCATCATGAACATCATGCTCGCCAGTGTCACCGAACGCACCCGTGAGATCGGGGTCCGACGCGCCCTCGGTGCCCGTCAGGCCGACATCGTCCTGCAGTTCCTCATCGAAACCATCCTGCTCGCCGGAGCCGGTGGCGTCATCGGTGTCATCCTCGGCCTCGGCATTCCCCTCGCCATCAGCCACTTTGCCGGCGTCACCACCGTCATCAAGGCCTGGGCCCCCACCCTCGCCTTCTCCATCTCCGTGATCACCGGCATCGCCTTCGGCATCTACCCCGCCATGCGCGCCGCCAAGATGAACCCCGTCGAAGCCCTTCGTCACGAGTAG
- a CDS encoding pilus assembly FimT family protein → MLSPLHIAPIRAAPYRDSRFSPAAFTLIELLVVITIIGALLALSGAGLSGAMGGMAITNAGNKVSQLCDGARQRAMTGNVLTAVVIVTNAGTNEDGRAMAVFEYPPGGPAWKQFTEWNILPDGITVDVNNNSYGSFVHNSTPLPFFAPGSVKYHDNPLTANQFAARVFVPSGGLLESNAASQMQVVDGTTSSNTTTYTKVLNGKPVNFYRITILGATGKTKIERPELP, encoded by the coding sequence ATGCTGTCTCCCCTTCACATCGCGCCGATTCGTGCAGCTCCGTATCGAGATAGTCGCTTCTCTCCAGCGGCCTTCACGTTGATCGAGCTGCTGGTGGTCATCACCATTATCGGAGCCCTTCTCGCCCTGTCAGGTGCCGGACTGTCCGGGGCCATGGGGGGAATGGCCATCACCAATGCTGGCAATAAAGTTTCACAACTTTGTGACGGTGCGCGCCAACGCGCCATGACCGGGAACGTGCTCACGGCTGTCGTCATCGTAACCAATGCAGGCACCAACGAAGATGGCCGGGCGATGGCCGTTTTCGAATACCCCCCCGGTGGACCTGCCTGGAAACAATTCACCGAATGGAACATCCTCCCGGACGGCATTACCGTCGACGTCAACAACAACTCCTACGGATCTTTCGTCCACAACTCCACCCCTCTTCCCTTCTTCGCCCCCGGCTCGGTCAAATACCACGACAACCCGCTTACGGCGAATCAATTTGCAGCCCGGGTCTTCGTTCCCAGCGGCGGGTTACTGGAGAGCAACGCCGCCTCACAGATGCAAGTGGTCGACGGAACCACGTCTTCAAACACCACCACCTACACGAAGGTGCTCAACGGCAAACCAGTCAACTTCTACCGGATCACCATCCTCGGAGCCACCGGTAAGACCAAAATTGAACGCCCCGAACTACCCTAG
- a CDS encoding prepilin-type N-terminal cleavage/methylation domain-containing protein — protein sequence MLAKPSTLLKKKRRPGFTLVEVSLAIAVAGISLFSVIGLLPTLLENDEKSGANSILPTLATQAVAEVKRKIAEDGLPVSLDTHLNEKTAPDYTFHFSADGLRTEKDDINTVFECNLSMSRMVPLASNATGLTLPDPGDHCLAARMIFHWPATSPPNPQRTKTFHSTITDD from the coding sequence ATGCTCGCTAAACCCAGCACCCTATTGAAGAAAAAACGTCGGCCCGGTTTCACCCTGGTGGAGGTTTCACTCGCCATCGCGGTGGCCGGCATCTCCTTGTTTTCCGTTATTGGCCTGCTTCCCACCCTTCTCGAAAACGATGAAAAAAGCGGTGCCAATTCCATCCTCCCCACCCTTGCAACCCAGGCGGTTGCAGAAGTGAAACGAAAAATTGCCGAAGACGGTCTCCCCGTAAGCCTCGATACCCATTTGAACGAAAAAACGGCGCCCGATTATACCTTCCACTTTTCCGCAGACGGGTTGCGCACCGAGAAAGATGACATCAACACCGTCTTTGAATGCAATCTGTCCATGAGCCGGATGGTCCCACTCGCTAGCAATGCAACCGGCCTCACCCTCCCGGATCCCGGCGACCACTGCCTGGCGGCCAGAATGATTTTCCACTGGCCTGCAACCAGCCCGCCCAATCCGCAAAGGACCAAGACGTTCCACTCCACCATTACCGATGATTAG
- a CDS encoding LamG-like jellyroll fold domain-containing protein, whose translation MNPRSMQWQILAAGAVEGNLSKEEMEQLMSICAESAEARHALGRLLAVDRLLPLAMESAEGSLAAREAVMRIEQDEQVSMEMAWKTAERARRWLWQRRLKRVGTAAAALAVIGLGAWWLAMWQVAPASVMRSEGMVWVGTPPSFTEPDLARGQRLQGANGLLELGFRNGARVVLEGPFDVELRDETEIYLRQGRISVRCPSSAYGFKVVTEQAEVVDLGTEFCVSLEEEGKMEVHVLEGAVEAKGFGHAKTTLLAGEAVRLSKAGVKRMEVDASAFVTDMPSRKDEPIRFIHWSFDEPQGAVVEDRGRGFIGGDSDTRLLMKQFGKKAEEPKRTAGVFGGGLSFAGDGGYAETEFPGIAGNQGRSIALWVRVPKDVGVYEGHGIVSWGTVSGPRAWQLSANTTTEGLKGRLRIGTYDGGCVIGTTDLRDGQWHHVAVVMYAGSRPNLSTNVLLYVDGKKETVSRRTLTEIQTNVLEAGHGVWMGRNIVYTDEAARKGAPKMFFRGDVDEVFIVDAALSQDQIVRMMRNNEPPG comes from the coding sequence ATGAACCCGCGTTCGATGCAATGGCAAATTCTCGCAGCAGGTGCTGTGGAGGGAAACCTGTCGAAGGAGGAAATGGAGCAGTTGATGTCGATTTGTGCGGAGAGCGCGGAGGCGCGCCACGCGTTGGGAAGGTTGCTGGCGGTGGATCGTTTGTTGCCGCTGGCAATGGAGTCGGCGGAGGGTTCGCTGGCGGCTCGCGAGGCGGTGATGAGGATCGAACAGGATGAGCAGGTGTCGATGGAGATGGCCTGGAAGACGGCGGAGCGGGCGCGTCGCTGGCTCTGGCAGCGTCGGTTGAAGCGGGTGGGGACGGCAGCGGCGGCACTGGCGGTAATCGGGCTGGGAGCTTGGTGGCTGGCGATGTGGCAGGTGGCTCCGGCTTCGGTGATGCGTTCTGAAGGGATGGTTTGGGTGGGGACGCCGCCATCGTTCACCGAACCGGATCTGGCGCGGGGTCAGCGTTTGCAGGGCGCGAATGGATTGCTGGAGCTGGGTTTTCGCAATGGGGCGCGGGTGGTGTTGGAAGGGCCTTTTGATGTGGAGTTGCGGGACGAGACGGAGATTTATTTGAGGCAGGGACGGATCTCGGTGAGGTGTCCGAGTTCAGCCTATGGATTCAAGGTGGTGACGGAGCAGGCAGAGGTGGTGGATCTGGGCACGGAGTTTTGTGTGAGTTTGGAGGAGGAGGGAAAGATGGAGGTGCATGTGCTGGAAGGGGCGGTGGAGGCGAAGGGGTTTGGACATGCGAAAACGACATTGCTGGCTGGCGAGGCCGTGCGGTTGAGCAAGGCCGGGGTGAAGCGCATGGAGGTGGACGCGAGTGCGTTTGTAACGGACATGCCGAGCCGCAAGGATGAGCCGATAAGGTTCATTCACTGGTCGTTCGATGAACCGCAGGGAGCGGTGGTGGAGGATCGTGGCAGGGGATTTATTGGTGGGGATAGTGACACGCGATTGTTGATGAAACAGTTTGGCAAGAAGGCGGAGGAGCCGAAGCGGACGGCGGGGGTTTTTGGTGGCGGTCTTTCGTTTGCCGGGGATGGGGGTTATGCGGAGACCGAGTTTCCGGGGATTGCAGGGAACCAAGGCCGATCGATTGCACTATGGGTGAGGGTGCCGAAGGATGTGGGTGTGTATGAAGGGCACGGCATTGTGTCCTGGGGCACGGTGTCGGGTCCGCGCGCATGGCAGTTGTCGGCCAATACCACGACGGAAGGTTTGAAGGGCCGGTTGCGGATCGGAACTTATGACGGGGGTTGTGTGATTGGCACGACGGATTTGCGCGATGGGCAATGGCACCATGTGGCGGTGGTGATGTATGCGGGATCGCGTCCGAATTTGTCGACCAATGTGCTGCTTTATGTGGATGGGAAGAAGGAGACGGTGTCGCGCCGAACGCTGACGGAAATCCAGACCAATGTGCTGGAGGCGGGGCACGGGGTATGGATGGGGCGGAACATCGTTTATACCGATGAGGCGGCGAGAAAAGGGGCGCCGAAGATGTTTTTCCGCGGTGATGTGGATGAGGTGTTTATCGTGGATGCGGCGTTGTCGCAGGATCAGATTGTGCGGATGATGCGGAACAATGAACCGCCGGGTTAA
- a CDS encoding prepilin-type N-terminal cleavage/methylation domain-containing protein, which yields MISAPSHQKTGAPPQRQHLKKGFTLLELLVSISILSILILVLAQVSSMVANTWSSGNARADRRANGRSLVDFIARELRSASLPVAQPRDAAGNIMTDYPDLQFVHNPPTVSGGPNGFKYPHAIFWQAPIANDLSAGDLATIGYFVRWDTSTSTPRAMLCRYFVNPNDPAYTIYDNASQWITDTTLDAVAPGDNKTPSNATQPNAYRGLFADNVIAFWAQCHDASGNIIDATTATTTTASTKSFDSRVDYTGADSSGEPKTYTAPTLPHSVDVAFVLVDSRTAALFTPAIMGEIKALSNNLAATSASSATFLEALQTSPSLKRIAQGATAHRLRVYLDNAP from the coding sequence ATGATTAGCGCACCCAGCCACCAAAAAACTGGCGCGCCCCCCCAGCGCCAGCACCTCAAGAAGGGATTCACCCTTCTCGAATTGCTCGTTTCCATTTCGATCCTCAGCATCCTCATCCTCGTGCTCGCCCAGGTTTCCAGCATGGTCGCCAACACCTGGAGCAGCGGCAACGCACGCGCCGACCGGCGCGCCAACGGTCGCTCCCTGGTCGACTTCATCGCCCGCGAACTCCGCAGCGCCTCCCTGCCCGTTGCCCAGCCCCGCGACGCTGCCGGCAACATCATGACCGACTACCCGGACCTCCAGTTTGTCCACAACCCGCCCACCGTCAGCGGCGGACCCAACGGCTTCAAATATCCCCATGCCATCTTCTGGCAGGCCCCCATTGCGAACGATCTCTCCGCCGGCGACCTCGCCACCATTGGATATTTTGTTCGCTGGGACACCAGCACCAGCACCCCTAGGGCCATGCTCTGCCGCTACTTCGTCAACCCCAACGACCCCGCCTACACCATCTACGACAACGCCAGCCAGTGGATCACTGACACCACCCTCGATGCCGTCGCCCCCGGCGACAACAAAACCCCCTCAAACGCCACCCAACCCAACGCCTACCGCGGTCTCTTCGCCGACAACGTCATCGCCTTCTGGGCCCAATGCCACGATGCCTCCGGAAACATCATCGACGCCACCACCGCCACGACCACCACGGCATCAACCAAAAGTTTTGACTCCCGCGTCGACTATACCGGCGCCGACTCCTCCGGCGAACCAAAAACCTACACCGCCCCCACCCTCCCCCACAGCGTCGACGTCGCCTTCGTCTTGGTCGACTCCCGCACCGCCGCCCTCTTCACACCCGCCATCATGGGAGAAATCAAAGCTCTGTCCAACAACCTCGCCGCCACCTCCGCCTCCTCCGCCACCTTTCTGGAAGCGCTTCAAACCAGCCCCTCACTCAAAAGAATCGCACAAGGCGCAACCGCCCATCGCCTGCGCGTTTACCTCGACAACGCCCCATGA